The following is a genomic window from Spirosoma foliorum.
TAGATTAAGCGGTTGTTTCATGGAATTTAATGAGCGAAAGAGTGAATGAGCGCAAGAGTGAAAAGCTGGCGCAATAATTTTCACTCTTGCGCTCATTCACTCTTTCGCTCATTCCCTTATTAAACATAACGCAAAAACCGAACCGTTCGACATTTCCGGCAGGAATTGCACAGGGAAATGGCGAACGGTTCGGTTTAATGTACCCTAAGAGGGAGGTTACAATACGGGTTCCAGCATGGGCTGGTAAGCAATAGGGGTATCAAATATAGAAGGAGCAAACGCAATGGAACTCCCCTTCCCAACAACCCGAAGCGATACATTGGCGATTCCTTTAGAAACCATGCCAAGTGCATGTGCAGCCGCATGAGTCAAATCAATAACACGACCTTTGGAAAAGGGACCCCGATCATTGATTCGTACAATTACTGATCGTTGGTTATCCAGATTTGTTACTTCGACTAATGTGTTAAGCGGCAGGTGACGGTGGGCACCGGCAAGCACTTCGGAATTAACTCGTTCACCGTAGGCGGTCTTACGACCATTGAACTTCTTGGAATAAAAAGACGCTTTGCCTTTCTGTATGAGGCTCGGAAGAGCCTCCGCCGGTTTCATGTTGCTAAAAAACAACATGAGAGACATGATCAAACTCATACAGCTTTTGGTTACGTGAAAAAAATAGACGAATAGCATGAAGATCAACTTACTCATACCATCCGCCCCCAAAAAGTGCAATTCCTGTAAAACAAAGATAGTATAGATCAACTTAACTACCAAGCATTTAGCCAAAAAAGTGTGGAATAGCCTCCACAACTGCCTTTCGTTTTGGGGTTATTCTACCCCAAAATATATTTATCCGCTTTCTTTTTGTTCTTTCCTGAATGCCCGTACTTTAGCGTTTGTGAACCTATTAAACCTCACTGATTGTGGACGAAAGAGACCGGGAGAAAATCTATTCAAGGCGAGTTCGGGCGGGTAAACGAACGTATTTTTTTGACGTTAAATCGACCCGTACAAACGATTACTACCTAACCATTACCGAAAGTCGGCGACATCCGCAGGGCGATGGCTTTGTTTATGAGAAACATAAAATGTTTCTCTACAAAGAAGATTTCGACAAGTTTGTGGAAGCCTTACAGGAAACGGTAGAGCATGTAAAAACCGAACTCATGCCCGATGTAGATTTTGCGCAGTTTACGCAACGCGAACGCGATGAACAGGATGATTTCGCCAGCGAACTCAAATGGGAATAAAGGGAGTTTTGATTTACGACCGCGCGGGCGGCCCCGTTACGGTTTACAAGTTTACTGAATGAGTTAGACTCTACCTTCTTACTACATACAAACTACAGTTAGCCATCGGCACCAATGCCGAAGGCTTTTTTTGTGGTCCGACATAGCAGTTGTATTTTTGCAAAAAAACAAAGAGCGAATTTTGGATAAGTGAATGAGTAAATAACCTATTAGCAGCTATTCACTCATTCACTCATTCACTCATTCAAAATTATTTATGGGACTTCAATGTGGAATCGTGGGTTTGCCAAACGTAGGTAAATCGACGTTGTTTAATGCAATTTCGAGCGGAAAGGCCGAAGCAGCCAACTATCCGTTCTGTACAATAGAACCTAACGTAGGTGTAGTAACCGTACCTGATGAACGCCTGGATACACTCGAAGGGTTGGTAAAACCCCAAAAGGTGGTGCCAACAATCATCGAGTTTGTAGACATCGCCGGTTTGGTGAAAGGCGCTAGTCAGGGTGCCGGTTTGGGCAATAAATTTCTGGCCAATATTCGGGAAGTCGACGCGATTGTGCACGTGATTCGTTGTTTCGAAGACGACAACATCGTTCACGTCGAAGGAAAAGTTGATCCGATTTCAGATAAAGAAATTATTGACGCTGAGTTACAGCTAAAAGATCTGGAAGCCGTTGACAAGAAAATTCAGAAAATTGCGAAAGCTGCTCAGGTTGGCGACGCCAAGGCGAAGGCAGAACTGGAAATTCTGAAACTATACAAAACGACTCTAGAAGCAGGCAAAAGCGCCCGTACCGTACCCTTATCGCCTGAAGAGCGCGATGCAGCTATTGGCGACATTTCCCTGCTCACGATAAAGCCGGTTATTTACGTGGCCAACGTGGATGAAGGTTCATTACCAGAAGGTAATAAATATTCAGATGCCCTTCGGGAAGCCGTAAAAGACGAAGGTGCGGAAGTAATCGTAATCAGTGCAGGTATTGAATCGCAGATTGCCGAAATGGAAGATCCCGAAGAACGGGAACTGTTTCTGGGCGAATATAGCCTAACCGAATCGGGACTGAGTAAGCTGATTAAAGCCTCTTACAAACTGCTGGGTCTGATTACGTATTTTACGGCCGGTGTAAAAGAAGTTCGTGCCTGGACCATTCACCGGGGCTGGAAAGCACCTCAAGCTGCCGGGGTTATCCACTCCGATTTCGAGAAGAAATTCATTCGGGCACAAGTCATGAAACTCCCTGATTTCTCGCAATTCAAAACTGAAGCGGGTGTCCGGGAAGCCGGGAAGCTAGCAGTTGAAGGGAAAGAATACGTCGTGCAGGACGGCGATATTATGGAGTTTTTGCATAGCGCTTAACAAGTAACATGAGTCATCCCGAATTTTAGGGTCTGACTAAACAAGCGAAAACCTCCTGAACTTTGTGGTCGCCAAACTACAAAACAGGAGGTTTTCTAATGAATACTGCTGCAAAACAAACTAATTCTGAGCAAGAATGGCCAATATCAGTGGGCCTTTTTTATCAACAGCGCTTAACCCAGTTTACCCAAAGTATTGTTAAGGAGTTAACGACCTTGATAGATGTGCGGCTAGTACGCACCTTTAGCCAGCT
Proteins encoded in this region:
- a CDS encoding septal ring lytic transglycosylase RlpA family protein, with product MSLIMSLMLFFSNMKPAEALPSLIQKGKASFYSKKFNGRKTAYGERVNSEVLAGAHRHLPLNTLVEVTNLDNQRSVIVRINDRGPFSKGRVIDLTHAAAHALGMVSKGIANVSLRVVGKGSSIAFAPSIFDTPIAYQPMLEPVL
- a CDS encoding DUF3276 family protein, producing the protein MDERDREKIYSRRVRAGKRTYFFDVKSTRTNDYYLTITESRRHPQGDGFVYEKHKMFLYKEDFDKFVEALQETVEHVKTELMPDVDFAQFTQRERDEQDDFASELKWE
- the ychF gene encoding redox-regulated ATPase YchF, translated to MGLQCGIVGLPNVGKSTLFNAISSGKAEAANYPFCTIEPNVGVVTVPDERLDTLEGLVKPQKVVPTIIEFVDIAGLVKGASQGAGLGNKFLANIREVDAIVHVIRCFEDDNIVHVEGKVDPISDKEIIDAELQLKDLEAVDKKIQKIAKAAQVGDAKAKAELEILKLYKTTLEAGKSARTVPLSPEERDAAIGDISLLTIKPVIYVANVDEGSLPEGNKYSDALREAVKDEGAEVIVISAGIESQIAEMEDPEERELFLGEYSLTESGLSKLIKASYKLLGLITYFTAGVKEVRAWTIHRGWKAPQAAGVIHSDFEKKFIRAQVMKLPDFSQFKTEAGVREAGKLAVEGKEYVVQDGDIMEFLHSA